The proteins below are encoded in one region of Fibrella aestuarina BUZ 2:
- a CDS encoding endonuclease/exonuclease/phosphatase family protein produces the protein MMTNLQQLLSRVRPALQPLLDGLIRLTRRVFDAYRKFPIAYTVLSYLYLTMAFSYYPVIGHWLTGFMMMSLPLAILAGFAACVYLFVKRQQLVATAGLVWVLFSFMVTKRLVGISPGELSLNQAQTLNVLSFNSETFPAGGESTFDLASLKADIACFQEYSPNEPIEQQYAATFKKLTCFGDVREVGLALFSKYPIVNQYGRIWDRTQGPDINGFLCADIAYGADTIRVVNVHLWSMGVRTNQAMDALKKGQLGVFCHELADTFVRLKEGFENRNAQFREVETYVVGSRYPVIICGDFNETPIGYSYGKLSQNFKNAFEEAGEGLGFTLNRHPYCVRIDQQFVSSDWHIKACQTLSGISFSDHFPVLAQYVLKKSMHVPATIVAQRTQQLGHALATK, from the coding sequence ATGATGACCAACCTTCAGCAACTTCTTTCCCGCGTGCGGCCGGCCTTGCAGCCGCTGCTCGACGGGCTAATCCGCCTGACGCGCCGCGTCTTTGATGCCTATCGGAAATTCCCGATTGCCTACACCGTCCTGAGCTACCTCTACCTGACGATGGCGTTTTCGTATTACCCCGTCATTGGCCACTGGCTCACGGGGTTTATGATGATGAGCCTGCCCCTGGCCATCCTGGCGGGTTTTGCCGCCTGCGTGTACCTGTTCGTTAAACGGCAGCAGCTGGTCGCCACGGCGGGCCTGGTATGGGTGCTGTTTTCGTTTATGGTGACGAAACGGCTGGTCGGCATCAGCCCCGGCGAGCTTTCGCTGAATCAGGCCCAGACGCTCAACGTGCTCAGTTTCAACAGTGAAACATTTCCAGCTGGCGGAGAATCGACGTTTGATCTGGCTTCGCTCAAGGCTGATATCGCCTGTTTTCAGGAGTATTCGCCCAACGAACCCATCGAACAACAGTACGCCGCGACGTTCAAGAAGCTAACCTGCTTCGGCGACGTGCGGGAGGTGGGGCTTGCGCTCTTTTCCAAGTACCCGATCGTCAACCAGTATGGCCGCATCTGGGACCGCACGCAGGGCCCCGATATCAACGGGTTCCTGTGCGCCGACATTGCCTACGGGGCCGATACCATCCGGGTCGTCAATGTGCATTTGTGGTCGATGGGGGTGCGGACCAATCAGGCGATGGACGCGTTGAAAAAAGGGCAATTAGGCGTTTTCTGCCACGAATTGGCTGATACTTTTGTCCGCCTGAAGGAAGGCTTTGAAAACCGCAACGCCCAGTTCCGCGAAGTCGAAACCTACGTGGTTGGCAGCCGGTATCCGGTGATTATTTGCGGCGATTTCAACGAAACGCCCATTGGCTACTCCTACGGAAAGCTGAGCCAGAACTTCAAAAATGCGTTTGAAGAAGCTGGGGAAGGCCTTGGTTTCACGCTGAACCGCCACCCCTACTGCGTTCGGATCGATCAGCAGTTCGTCAGCTCCGACTGGCACATCAAAGCCTGCCAGACGTTATCGGGTATTTCGTTCTCCGATCACTTCCCGGTATTGGCCCAATACGTACTCAAAAAGTCGATGCACGTACCGGCGACCATCGTTGCCCAACGTACCCAGCAGCTAGGCCACGCACTGGCTACGAAATAG
- a CDS encoding aldo/keto reductase — MEYRQLGNSGLQVPVLSFGTATFGGGTEFFKAWGSTQLDEATRMVDLCLDAGLNFFDTANVYSRGMSEEILGAALEGRRDKALISTKATFKMGDGPNDFGSSRFHLVKSCEDSLRRLKTDYIDIYFMHGFDARTPVEETLSALNDLVQSGKVRYIGCSNFSGWHLMKALSVSERYGWAKYVVHQAYYSLLSREFEWELMPLGMDQHVSTMVWSPLSAGRLGGKYRRENPMPADSRIAQGGGEGPQIPEEYWYGIVDVLDQLAEETGKTVAQVALNWVLQRPTVCNVIVGARNEEQLKQNLGAIGWNLTTEQVKRLDAASDRETTYPYWHQRKSPHLGLVPELYK; from the coding sequence ATGGAATACAGACAGTTAGGTAATTCGGGGCTACAAGTTCCCGTTTTGAGTTTTGGTACGGCCACCTTTGGCGGCGGTACGGAGTTTTTCAAAGCGTGGGGCAGCACCCAACTCGACGAGGCCACCCGGATGGTCGATCTGTGTCTGGACGCCGGGCTCAATTTTTTCGATACGGCCAACGTCTATTCGCGCGGCATGTCGGAAGAAATTCTGGGGGCGGCGCTGGAAGGACGGCGCGATAAAGCGTTGATTTCGACCAAAGCGACCTTCAAAATGGGCGATGGCCCCAACGATTTCGGTTCGTCGCGCTTTCACCTCGTCAAATCCTGCGAAGACAGCCTGCGTCGCCTCAAAACCGATTACATCGACATCTACTTCATGCACGGATTCGATGCCCGGACACCCGTAGAGGAAACGCTCAGCGCCCTAAATGATCTGGTGCAGAGCGGTAAGGTGCGCTACATTGGTTGCTCTAATTTTTCGGGCTGGCACTTGATGAAAGCGTTGTCGGTATCAGAGCGCTACGGCTGGGCCAAGTATGTGGTGCACCAAGCTTATTACTCGCTGCTGAGCCGCGAGTTTGAGTGGGAGCTGATGCCGCTGGGCATGGATCAGCACGTTAGTACGATGGTGTGGAGCCCGCTGTCGGCTGGTCGGTTAGGCGGAAAATATCGCCGCGAGAATCCGATGCCGGCCGATAGCCGGATTGCGCAGGGTGGGGGCGAAGGCCCGCAGATTCCCGAAGAGTACTGGTACGGCATCGTTGACGTGCTCGATCAACTGGCCGAAGAAACCGGCAAAACTGTCGCGCAGGTGGCGCTCAACTGGGTGCTGCAACGCCCCACGGTCTGCAACGTCATCGTTGGTGCTCGGAATGAAGAGCAGCTGAAGCAAAACCTGGGCGCTATTGGCTGGAACCTGACGACCGAGCAGGTAAAACGCCTCGACGCTGCCAGCGACCGCGAAACAACGTACCCCTACTGGCACCAACGCAAGTCACCGCATCTGGGGCTCGTGCCAGAGCTGTACAAATAG
- the tal gene encoding transaldolase, with protein sequence MATNNVKQIHQFEQSIWLDYIDRPIMNSGELQRLIDEDGVRGLTSNPAIFEKAISSGSDYDADIQKLAQDGHDNEAIFYGLAVADIQRAADLFKPVYEDEVRGADGYVSLEVSPWLARDTDGTIAQARELWKAVDRENVMIKIPGTAEGLPAIQQAISEGININVTLLFGLERYQAVVEAYIAGLEARDEAGQPVDSIASVASFFLSRIDVLVDPMLDEKGLGELKGEVAIALAKKAYEHYKEAFNSERFKKLAAKGAVPQRLLWASTGTKNPAFSDVKYVEALIGPKTVNTVPKETLDAFRDHGQAASRLESDTEGAMQVLDRVTNAGIDLEAISQQLEAEGIEKFNQPYAKLLAAIDEQKAKSATGVA encoded by the coding sequence ATGGCAACGAACAACGTAAAACAGATTCACCAGTTTGAACAGAGCATCTGGCTCGATTACATCGACCGGCCCATTATGAACTCCGGTGAGTTGCAACGGCTCATCGACGAAGACGGCGTGCGGGGGCTGACCTCAAACCCGGCCATTTTCGAGAAAGCCATCAGCAGCGGGTCCGACTACGACGCCGACATTCAGAAACTCGCTCAGGACGGCCACGACAACGAAGCCATCTTCTATGGCTTAGCTGTTGCCGACATTCAGCGGGCAGCCGACCTATTCAAGCCGGTATACGAAGACGAGGTACGGGGTGCCGATGGGTACGTTAGTCTGGAAGTCTCACCCTGGTTGGCGCGCGATACCGATGGCACCATAGCGCAGGCTCGCGAGCTGTGGAAGGCGGTAGACCGGGAGAACGTGATGATTAAAATTCCGGGTACGGCCGAAGGGCTCCCCGCCATTCAGCAGGCGATTAGCGAAGGCATCAACATCAACGTGACGCTGCTGTTTGGGCTGGAACGCTATCAGGCGGTAGTGGAAGCCTACATTGCGGGGCTCGAAGCGCGTGATGAGGCCGGGCAACCCGTGGATTCGATCGCCTCGGTCGCCAGCTTTTTCCTCAGCCGGATCGACGTACTCGTTGACCCGATGCTGGATGAGAAAGGGCTGGGTGAACTGAAGGGCGAAGTCGCGATTGCGCTGGCCAAAAAGGCCTACGAACATTACAAGGAGGCCTTCAACAGCGAGCGGTTTAAGAAGCTGGCGGCGAAAGGGGCGGTGCCACAGCGGCTGCTCTGGGCTAGTACGGGCACCAAAAACCCGGCGTTTTCGGATGTGAAGTACGTAGAAGCACTGATTGGCCCCAAAACGGTCAACACGGTGCCGAAAGAAACGCTTGACGCCTTCCGCGACCACGGGCAGGCGGCGTCGCGGCTGGAATCGGACACGGAGGGGGCTATGCAGGTGCTCGACCGGGTCACCAACGCGGGCATCGACCTGGAAGCGATCAGTCAGCAGCTGGAAGCCGAGGGCATTGAAAAGTTCAACCAGCCCTACGCCAAACTGCTGGCCGCCATCGATGAGCAAAAAGCCAAATCGGCCACGGGCGTTGCCTAA
- the tkt gene encoding transketolase: MPNQPASLDELSVNTIRLLSVDAIQKATNGHPGLPLGAAPMAYVLWSRFLRFNPNDPHWPDRDRFILSAGHGAALLYSMLHLYGYDLPLDELKRLRQLHSKTPGHPESNLTPGVEVTTGPLGQGFANGVGMAMAEAFLAATYNRDGHTVVDHYTYALVSDGDLMEGIASEAASLAGHLKLGKLIYLYDDNLISLDGPTELAFTEDRMLRFDAYGWHTQHVADGNDLDAIEAAIRAAQQETDRPSIIAVRTQIGYGSPQAGTSKVHGSPLGEENLRKTKEFFGFDPDQSFVIPNEVKTHLLEPGQRGAELQADWNQRFAVYKGDFAAEALQFDQSFAGTLPDGWDAKLPRFEPDEKGMATRQASGKVLEALKQTVPYLFGGSADLASSNVMPTKDNLSFQPGHYGQSNVWFGVREHAMGAALNGLSQHGGVHPYGGTFLNFSDYMRGAIRLTALAESRATFVFTHDSISVGGDGPTHEPVEQLISLRAIPNIIVLRPADANETVEAWRVAMQTPKTPVLLILCRQELPILDQTNYNPARGLEKGAYILSEADGDPELILIGTGSEVSLVLKAQAELKNQGIAARVVSMPSWELFEQQDEAYHHEVLPPSVRKRLAVEAGSPLGWHKYVTDEGTTVSMNRFGLSGPADEVLAYFGFTVENVVEQAKKVLNSQPGGIEKKEVLS; encoded by the coding sequence ATGCCAAACCAACCTGCCTCCCTCGACGAACTGAGCGTCAACACCATTCGGCTGTTGTCCGTCGATGCCATTCAGAAAGCCACCAACGGCCACCCCGGCCTGCCGCTGGGTGCCGCGCCGATGGCCTACGTGCTGTGGTCGCGCTTTCTGCGTTTCAATCCGAACGATCCCCATTGGCCTGACCGCGATCGGTTCATCCTATCGGCGGGGCACGGGGCGGCGCTGCTTTACAGTATGCTGCATCTGTACGGCTATGACTTGCCGCTCGACGAACTGAAGCGACTACGGCAACTGCACTCCAAGACGCCGGGCCACCCCGAATCGAACCTAACGCCCGGCGTGGAAGTAACGACCGGCCCGTTGGGGCAGGGCTTCGCCAACGGCGTTGGCATGGCGATGGCCGAGGCCTTCCTGGCCGCAACCTACAACCGGGACGGGCATACCGTCGTCGATCATTACACCTACGCGCTCGTCAGTGATGGCGACCTGATGGAGGGCATTGCCTCGGAGGCGGCCTCGCTGGCGGGACACCTCAAACTGGGCAAGCTGATTTACCTCTACGACGATAACCTTATTTCGCTCGACGGCCCCACTGAACTGGCCTTTACCGAAGACCGGATGCTGCGCTTCGATGCCTACGGCTGGCACACACAGCACGTGGCCGACGGTAACGACCTCGACGCCATCGAAGCGGCGATCCGGGCGGCGCAGCAGGAGACAGACCGCCCGTCGATCATCGCCGTTCGGACGCAGATTGGTTACGGCAGCCCACAAGCGGGTACCAGCAAAGTGCACGGCAGCCCGCTGGGTGAGGAAAACCTACGGAAAACGAAAGAATTCTTTGGTTTCGACCCCGATCAGTCATTTGTGATTCCCAACGAGGTGAAAACGCATTTGCTGGAGCCGGGCCAACGCGGTGCCGAGCTACAGGCCGATTGGAACCAACGGTTTGCGGTTTATAAAGGTGACTTCGCGGCGGAAGCCTTACAGTTCGATCAGTCGTTCGCGGGTACGTTGCCCGACGGCTGGGACGCCAAGCTGCCCCGGTTTGAACCCGACGAAAAAGGCATGGCTACCCGGCAGGCGTCGGGTAAGGTGCTGGAGGCGCTTAAGCAAACCGTACCATACCTATTTGGGGGCTCGGCCGATCTGGCATCCTCCAACGTGATGCCGACGAAAGACAACCTGAGCTTCCAGCCCGGCCACTACGGGCAGTCGAACGTGTGGTTTGGGGTACGTGAGCACGCAATGGGGGCGGCCCTCAACGGCCTGTCGCAACACGGTGGCGTGCATCCGTACGGGGGTACGTTCCTGAACTTCTCCGATTACATGCGTGGGGCCATTCGCCTGACCGCCCTAGCCGAGTCACGCGCTACGTTTGTGTTTACGCACGACAGCATCAGCGTGGGTGGCGACGGACCTACGCACGAACCCGTTGAGCAACTAATTTCACTCCGGGCCATTCCGAACATCATTGTGCTACGGCCCGCCGATGCCAACGAAACAGTAGAGGCCTGGCGCGTAGCGATGCAGACGCCCAAAACGCCCGTGCTGCTGATTTTATGTCGGCAGGAGTTGCCCATTCTGGATCAGACCAACTACAATCCGGCACGTGGGCTCGAGAAAGGCGCGTACATCCTGAGCGAGGCCGATGGTGACCCCGAGCTGATTCTGATCGGGACGGGATCTGAAGTGTCGCTGGTGCTGAAAGCGCAGGCCGAACTCAAAAATCAGGGCATTGCGGCGCGGGTTGTGAGCATGCCATCGTGGGAACTGTTCGAGCAGCAGGATGAGGCGTATCACCACGAAGTGTTACCGCCTTCGGTTCGCAAACGGCTGGCCGTGGAAGCGGGCTCACCGCTGGGCTGGCACAAATACGTTACCGACGAAGGCACCACCGTCAGCATGAACCGCTTCGGGCTGTCGGGGCCTGCCGATGAGGTCCTGGCTTATTTCGGCTTTACAGTCGAGAATGTAGTCGAGCAAGCCAAGAAGGTCCTGAACAGCCAACCGGGCGGCATCGAGAAAAAAGAAGTACTATCCTGA
- a CDS encoding amidohydrolase family protein, whose protein sequence is MKFCILLLVSLLVMGSTLAQTTPPKRPLPIIDVHVHAMKVNPSFSLEMCPWFLRDMPGGDPNQQMRAFLNTECVDPLQPAKSDAEMEAAVLATMERLNMTIVAYGDPTILRRWKKAAPNRVIPGIGISSPNEMTVKAFTDSLSSGFYQVMGEVAPQYQGLSPSDPSLDGYFAAAEKLNIPVGIHMGTGGNGMANLTQIKYRASLGRPFLLEDMLAKHPKLKIWVMHAGYPMIDEMIALMGSNAYVYVDLAGFIWSYPQAEIHAYLKRLVQAGFGKRILYGTDFMMWPKLFETSISVIENADYLSFDQKRDILFNNAVRFFRLDASKFN, encoded by the coding sequence ATGAAATTCTGTATACTACTGCTGGTCAGCCTGCTCGTGATGGGCAGCACCCTGGCCCAAACCACGCCGCCCAAACGGCCGCTACCCATCATCGACGTTCACGTCCACGCCATGAAGGTGAACCCGAGCTTTTCGCTTGAGATGTGCCCCTGGTTTTTACGCGACATGCCCGGCGGCGACCCCAATCAGCAGATGCGGGCGTTTCTGAACACCGAGTGCGTCGACCCGCTTCAGCCCGCCAAGTCCGATGCGGAAATGGAGGCGGCCGTACTGGCGACCATGGAACGCCTCAACATGACCATCGTGGCCTACGGCGACCCCACTATCCTACGGCGCTGGAAAAAAGCTGCGCCCAACCGCGTGATCCCCGGTATCGGCATTAGTTCGCCCAACGAAATGACGGTAAAAGCGTTTACCGACTCGCTGTCCTCGGGCTTTTACCAGGTGATGGGTGAAGTCGCGCCGCAGTATCAGGGCCTCTCACCGAGCGATCCGTCACTGGATGGCTATTTTGCCGCGGCCGAAAAGCTGAACATTCCCGTGGGCATTCACATGGGCACGGGTGGCAATGGCATGGCCAACCTAACGCAGATCAAATACCGGGCTTCACTGGGCCGGCCTTTTCTGTTGGAAGATATGCTGGCCAAGCACCCGAAACTCAAAATCTGGGTGATGCACGCAGGTTACCCCATGATCGATGAAATGATCGCCCTGATGGGTTCCAACGCCTACGTGTACGTCGATCTGGCGGGCTTCATCTGGAGCTATCCGCAGGCCGAAATTCACGCCTACCTGAAACGGCTCGTACAGGCTGGCTTTGGCAAACGCATCCTCTACGGCACCGATTTCATGATGTGGCCCAAGCTGTTTGAAACCTCGATCAGCGTGATCGAAAACGCCGATTATCTGTCCTTCGATCAGAAGCGCGACATCCTGTTCAACAACGCCGTCCGCTTCTTCCGGCTCGATGCCAGCAAGTTCAACTGA
- a CDS encoding HpcH/HpaI aldolase family protein, translating to MKLSFAQKLRGSSGLLGTLVSLPAPQISEMLSAAGFDWLFIDLEHSTLTPADAQQLLQAMRGTCSGVVRVAENSAVCIKQALDLGADGLIIPQVNSAEEAQRAVQWAKYPPLGSRSVGIGRAHGYGATFSEYVTTANDTTALLIQIEHIRAVEQLDEILAVPGIDGVFIGPYDLSGSMGRLGEVGHPAVQEAIRRVKTGCAQRGLPVGTFVLQAEAAKAELASGVQFIAVGTDASFIWQSGRALVQQVSGRR from the coding sequence ATGAAACTGTCTTTCGCTCAGAAGCTACGCGGCTCGTCGGGCCTGTTGGGTACGTTGGTATCGCTGCCTGCTCCCCAAATCAGCGAGATGCTGTCGGCGGCGGGCTTCGACTGGCTGTTTATCGACCTGGAGCACAGTACGCTGACGCCTGCCGATGCCCAGCAACTGCTACAGGCCATGCGGGGTACGTGCAGCGGGGTTGTCCGGGTGGCCGAGAATAGCGCGGTCTGTATCAAACAGGCGCTCGACCTGGGAGCCGACGGGCTTATTATTCCTCAGGTCAATTCGGCCGAAGAAGCCCAACGGGCCGTGCAGTGGGCAAAATACCCACCGTTGGGGAGTCGTAGCGTAGGTATTGGCCGGGCGCATGGTTACGGAGCCACCTTCAGCGAATACGTGACGACCGCCAACGACACAACGGCGCTGCTTATTCAGATTGAGCACATTCGGGCGGTCGAGCAGCTGGACGAGATACTGGCCGTACCGGGTATCGACGGGGTATTTATCGGCCCCTACGATCTGTCGGGCAGCATGGGGCGGCTGGGCGAGGTAGGGCATCCGGCCGTGCAGGAGGCAATTCGGCGCGTAAAAACAGGCTGCGCTCAGCGCGGCCTGCCGGTGGGTACGTTCGTGCTTCAGGCCGAAGCCGCCAAGGCCGAACTGGCCAGCGGCGTTCAGTTTATAGCGGTGGGTACCGACGCCTCGTTTATCTGGCAGTCGGGGCGGGCGCTGGTACAGCAGGTGAGCGGGCGACGATAG
- the yihA gene encoding ribosome biogenesis GTP-binding protein YihA/YsxC, translated as MKIHQAEFVISNSDPAKCPKPDRPEYAFIGRSNVGKSSLINRLVQRDLAKTSGKPGKTQLINHFSINSGKLTPKGETAWYLVDLPGYGYAKVPKNVRDQFAGMISTYLTGRENLRCIFVLIDMRIPPQQIDLDFITRLGEERLPFVLVFTKAEKLKSGARSTALEIYHAAVAQIFDTFPTYFITSATTGEGRDEILAYLDDMNKA; from the coding sequence ATGAAAATTCATCAGGCTGAGTTCGTTATCAGCAACTCCGATCCCGCCAAGTGCCCCAAACCCGACCGTCCCGAATACGCCTTTATCGGCCGGTCGAATGTCGGCAAATCGTCGTTGATCAACCGGCTGGTACAGCGTGATCTCGCCAAAACGTCGGGGAAGCCGGGCAAAACCCAGCTGATCAACCATTTCAGCATCAACAGTGGCAAACTGACGCCTAAAGGTGAAACGGCCTGGTATCTGGTCGATTTGCCGGGCTATGGCTACGCCAAAGTGCCCAAAAACGTGCGCGACCAGTTTGCCGGCATGATTTCAACGTACCTGACCGGCCGCGAGAACCTGCGCTGCATTTTTGTGCTGATCGACATGCGCATTCCGCCGCAACAGATCGACCTGGATTTCATTACCCGCCTAGGCGAAGAACGCCTGCCCTTCGTGCTGGTGTTTACCAAAGCCGAGAAACTGAAATCGGGCGCGCGGTCAACGGCGCTGGAAATCTACCACGCCGCCGTCGCCCAGATCTTCGACACCTTCCCCACGTATTTCATCACATCAGCCACTACGGGCGAAGGCCGCGACGAGATCCTCGCCTATCTAGACGACATGAACAAGGCGTAA
- a CDS encoding DUF5606 family protein — protein MEALKTIANISGYPGLYRILKPGRSGVIVETIDAKKTKTMMGPQARVSVLNDISMYVDRPDAPQNEQSVPLSDILMSVADTFGDTLPVTAKADGSELADFMAQVLPDYDRERVRDADIRKLVSWYTILRQHAPETFEKTDEAPVTDEVASNESTAAEEDKAAE, from the coding sequence ATGGAAGCATTAAAAACAATTGCCAATATCTCGGGCTATCCAGGCCTATATCGCATTCTTAAACCGGGCCGGTCGGGTGTTATCGTCGAAACCATCGACGCTAAGAAAACCAAGACCATGATGGGGCCGCAAGCCCGCGTATCGGTGCTCAATGACATCTCGATGTATGTCGACCGTCCCGATGCCCCCCAGAATGAACAGTCGGTGCCGCTCAGCGACATCCTGATGAGCGTAGCCGATACGTTTGGCGACACGCTGCCCGTAACGGCCAAAGCCGACGGTTCGGAACTAGCCGACTTCATGGCGCAGGTGCTGCCCGATTATGACCGGGAGCGCGTTCGCGACGCCGATATCCGCAAACTCGTTAGCTGGTACACTATCCTGCGCCAGCACGCGCCGGAGACGTTCGAGAAAACGGACGAAGCCCCCGTTACCGACGAAGTAGCCTCCAACGAATCAACGGCAGCCGAAGAAGACAAAGCGGCCGAGTAG
- the purQ gene encoding phosphoribosylformylglycinamidine synthase subunit PurQ: MKIGVVVFPGSNCDQDAVDAFELLDKEVVKLWHKDHDLQGCDLIILPGGFSYGDYLRTGAVARFSPIMNEVIAHANRGGYLMGICNGFQILAEAQLVPGVLLRNTSQQYICKNVHLKPESKSALLTAGLDSSKAYKIPIAHGDGRYFADADTLARVQDNDQVLFRYCDAQGNVTDEANCNGSLLNIAGVCNAQRNVFGMMPHPERAADPALGNTDGRLILEQLVSAVLA; this comes from the coding sequence ATGAAAATTGGCGTAGTCGTTTTCCCCGGCTCCAACTGCGACCAGGATGCAGTGGATGCGTTTGAACTCCTTGACAAAGAAGTGGTTAAGCTCTGGCACAAAGACCACGACCTGCAAGGCTGCGACCTGATCATCCTGCCCGGCGGTTTCTCCTACGGCGACTACCTCCGCACGGGGGCCGTGGCGCGTTTCTCGCCAATCATGAATGAGGTGATCGCCCACGCCAACCGGGGTGGTTACCTGATGGGCATCTGCAACGGATTCCAGATTCTGGCCGAAGCGCAACTGGTGCCTGGCGTGCTGCTGCGCAACACCAGCCAGCAATACATCTGCAAAAACGTGCATCTGAAACCCGAGTCGAAAAGCGCGCTGCTGACGGCCGGTCTCGATAGCAGCAAGGCGTATAAGATTCCCATCGCCCACGGCGATGGTCGCTACTTCGCCGATGCCGACACGCTGGCCCGCGTTCAGGACAACGATCAGGTGCTGTTCCGGTACTGCGATGCGCAGGGCAACGTGACCGATGAAGCCAACTGCAACGGTAGCCTGCTGAACATCGCCGGGGTTTGCAACGCCCAACGCAATGTCTTTGGCATGATGCCCCACCCCGAGCGCGCCGCCGACCCCGCCCTCGGCAACACCGATGGCCGCCTGATTCTGGAACAGCTCGTTTCAGCCGTATTGGCGTAA
- a CDS encoding Hsp70 family protein produces the protein MDTSSCGIDFGTSNSSIAVDSNGAISLIPVENGSVTIPSAIFFQQRDNKAVYGRVAVRRFLDRHSPEGAGRFMRSLKRVLGTSLMKQGTLVNGASMNFSTIIAGFLKQLKDKAEAQVGHEISCVVMGRPVHFVDNNPAADAQAQAELKAIAQRIGFTHIDFQFEPIAAAFAHEARLTGEKLAIVVDLGGGTSDFTVIRLSNRFINKPDRSSDILANTGVRIGGNDFDKDLSLAAIMPELGYRSTYGEKGLEVPLKPYHDLAEWSKVNFLYTPKQLMQVRQLLHQSHDKMRFGRLLTVLEDETGHALLAATETTKIALTDEVIHNAVLDFIDPDFVIPVTRGLFETAIQDEVAQIAESARQCLREAGVNSDAIELVILTGGSTEVRSIQDTFKRLFPNAALADQDKLSSVGLGLAYDSRAKFGSTVKI, from the coding sequence ATGGACACGAGCTCTTGTGGAATCGATTTTGGGACGTCAAACTCAAGCATTGCCGTCGACAGCAACGGCGCGATCAGTCTGATTCCGGTGGAAAACGGGTCGGTGACGATTCCGAGTGCTATCTTTTTCCAGCAGCGCGACAATAAGGCGGTTTATGGCCGGGTGGCGGTGCGCCGCTTTCTGGATCGGCACTCACCCGAAGGGGCGGGGCGATTTATGCGCAGCCTGAAGCGCGTGCTGGGTACGTCGCTAATGAAGCAGGGTACGCTCGTCAACGGCGCGTCCATGAATTTCAGCACCATCATCGCCGGGTTTCTGAAGCAGCTAAAAGACAAAGCTGAAGCGCAGGTTGGACACGAGATCAGCTGCGTGGTCATGGGGCGCCCCGTTCACTTTGTCGATAACAACCCGGCCGCCGATGCGCAGGCGCAAGCCGAACTAAAGGCCATTGCCCAGCGGATCGGCTTTACGCACATCGACTTTCAGTTTGAACCCATTGCGGCCGCCTTCGCCCACGAGGCCCGGCTGACGGGCGAAAAATTGGCGATCGTGGTCGATCTGGGTGGGGGTACGTCCGATTTTACGGTGATTCGGTTGTCAAACCGGTTTATCAACAAGCCCGATCGGTCGTCGGATATCCTGGCCAATACGGGGGTGCGGATTGGCGGGAATGATTTCGACAAAGACCTGAGTCTGGCGGCGATCATGCCCGAATTGGGTTACCGGAGCACCTACGGCGAAAAAGGGCTGGAAGTGCCACTGAAGCCCTACCACGATCTGGCCGAGTGGAGCAAGGTCAATTTCCTGTACACGCCGAAACAGCTCATGCAGGTACGTCAGTTGCTGCATCAGTCGCACGACAAAATGCGCTTCGGGCGGCTGTTGACGGTGTTGGAAGATGAAACCGGCCACGCGCTGCTGGCGGCCACGGAAACGACCAAAATTGCCCTTACGGATGAGGTCATTCATAACGCCGTCCTCGATTTCATCGACCCGGACTTTGTGATTCCGGTCACGCGGGGGTTGTTTGAAACGGCCATTCAGGACGAAGTGGCGCAAATTGCCGAGTCGGCCCGGCAGTGCCTGCGTGAGGCGGGTGTAAACAGCGACGCGATCGAGCTGGTGATTCTGACGGGCGGCTCCACGGAGGTCCGTTCTATTCAGGACACGTTCAAGCGCCTGTTTCCCAACGCTGCTCTAGCCGATCAGGATAAGCTGTCGAGCGTAGGCCTCGGCCTCGCGTATGATAGCCGGGCTAAATTCGGGTCAACGGTTAAGATATAA